The following proteins come from a genomic window of Gottfriedia acidiceleris:
- the rsgA gene encoding ribosome small subunit-dependent GTPase A, with the protein MPEGKIIKALSGFYYVETDEKVVACRGRGNFRNKKITPLVGDEVEYHIEKSGEGYLLEIKERKNELVRPPIANVDQAILVFSAVEPDFSPILLDRFLVLIEFNEIKPLIVITKIDLCSEAQLKLVYEYVSYYRQIGYEVCLTSSKTEEGLEKVLPHMSNKISVFAGQSGVGKSTLLNAINPKLDLKTGIISTHLGRGKHTTRHVELIKIGQGLVADTPGFSSLEFMGIESEDLSYCFVEMREKSQECKFRGCTHLKEPKCAVKAAVESGEISPKRYDHYVSFIEEIRDRKPRY; encoded by the coding sequence ATGCCAGAAGGCAAAATTATAAAAGCGTTGAGTGGATTCTATTATGTCGAAACAGATGAGAAAGTTGTTGCTTGTCGTGGTAGAGGGAATTTTCGTAATAAGAAAATAACACCTTTAGTTGGAGATGAGGTAGAATATCATATCGAAAAAAGTGGAGAAGGTTATCTACTTGAAATTAAAGAGCGAAAAAATGAACTTGTTCGACCTCCAATTGCAAATGTTGATCAAGCAATTTTAGTTTTTTCAGCAGTAGAGCCCGATTTTTCTCCAATATTATTAGATCGATTCCTTGTACTAATAGAGTTCAATGAAATTAAACCTTTAATTGTCATTACAAAGATTGATTTGTGTTCAGAAGCACAATTAAAATTAGTGTATGAATACGTTTCTTATTATCGCCAAATTGGATATGAAGTATGTTTAACTTCTTCAAAAACTGAGGAAGGATTAGAAAAAGTACTTCCTCATATGTCTAATAAAATATCTGTATTTGCAGGACAATCTGGCGTTGGTAAATCAACTTTACTAAATGCGATTAATCCAAAGCTAGATTTAAAAACGGGAATTATTTCCACTCATTTAGGACGAGGAAAACATACAACTAGACATGTTGAATTAATAAAAATTGGACAGGGGCTAGTTGCAGATACTCCTGGTTTTAGTTCATTGGAATTTATGGGAATCGAATCCGAAGATTTATCGTATTGTTTTGTGGAAATGCGAGAAAAAAGTCAAGAATGTAAATTTAGAGGTTGTACCCACTTAAAGGAACCAAAATGTGCTGTAAAAGCTGCGGTTGAAAGTGGGGAAATTTCTCCTAAACGATATGATCATTATGTATCATTCATAGAAGAAATAAGAGATAGAAAGCCGAGGTACTAA
- the pknB gene encoding Stk1 family PASTA domain-containing Ser/Thr kinase, which translates to MMIGRRLNDRYKILKLIGVGGMANVYLARDMILDRDVAVKMLKADFSNDPDFLRRFQREAYSVTSLSHPNIVSSYDVGEEDGLQYIVMEYVEGETLKEYIQHHTPIKPKEVLRIMEQLASALAHAHHFQIVHRDVKPQNILINKEGNVKITDFGIATASTAATITQTNSVLGSVHYLSPEQARGGVANKKSDIYSLGIVMFELLTGKLPFSGESAVAIALKHLQSEVPPPTKFNPEIPQSVENIVLKATAKDIFYRYDTADEMKLDLQTALDSDRLNEKPFVIPTNDDETKVIPIIKDIPISTNDDTVVVPSKNKSNKEKESIKKEPVKKDSVKKEPDKLKRKKKNSFAKFIIGTFIALLIGGLLAITLIPALFLPEDVEIPDVKDMTYESAVTLLASKGLKISDPKEIFDDEVDEGKVVKTSPNIGETVKENSSITIYKSKGKKSNEMEDLKGFQYNTIKSRLQDDYRSVTTHFIESDESEGEIIDQSPNVGAEVVPSETDLNVWISKGTSTITLRDLKGWSRKDVETYAGDNNLKLNVTKEESGTVAENHVISQSPSANVAVKEGDTLNVVISSGKQKEKTKKVTINVQVPYTPTNPSSPQLIEVYIRDKNNNGEKPAISKSITETTTIPVEVTIDPGQTASYKIVKDGQVIAERDVPYPSN; encoded by the coding sequence GTGATGATTGGTAGACGCCTAAACGACCGATATAAGATCTTAAAATTAATTGGTGTTGGCGGTATGGCAAACGTTTATTTAGCCCGTGATATGATATTAGATCGAGATGTGGCTGTAAAAATGTTAAAAGCTGATTTTTCAAACGACCCAGACTTCTTAAGAAGATTTCAACGTGAAGCATATTCAGTTACTTCGCTATCTCATCCAAATATCGTAAGCTCATATGACGTTGGGGAAGAAGATGGATTACAGTATATCGTCATGGAATACGTTGAAGGTGAGACTTTAAAGGAGTATATTCAGCATCATACACCTATAAAGCCAAAAGAAGTATTGAGGATTATGGAACAATTAGCATCAGCATTAGCTCATGCGCATCATTTTCAAATCGTTCATAGAGATGTAAAACCGCAAAATATTTTAATCAATAAAGAAGGAAATGTAAAAATAACTGATTTTGGCATTGCAACAGCTTCGACAGCTGCAACAATTACACAAACAAATTCAGTACTTGGTTCTGTTCACTACCTTTCACCTGAACAAGCTAGAGGTGGAGTAGCGAATAAAAAGTCAGATATTTATTCTTTAGGAATTGTAATGTTTGAGCTATTAACTGGAAAACTACCATTTTCGGGTGAGAGTGCAGTTGCGATCGCATTAAAACATTTACAAAGCGAAGTTCCACCACCAACAAAATTTAATCCTGAAATACCACAAAGTGTGGAAAATATCGTTTTAAAAGCTACTGCCAAAGATATCTTTTATCGATACGATACTGCAGATGAGATGAAGTTAGATTTACAAACTGCTCTTGATAGTGATCGTTTGAATGAAAAACCTTTTGTGATTCCTACAAATGATGATGAAACGAAGGTAATTCCGATCATAAAGGATATTCCTATATCAACTAATGATGATACTGTTGTTGTTCCATCAAAGAACAAATCAAATAAAGAAAAAGAATCTATCAAAAAAGAACCTGTTAAAAAAGATTCTGTCAAAAAAGAACCTGATAAATTAAAACGAAAGAAGAAAAATTCTTTTGCAAAGTTTATTATAGGTACATTTATTGCACTTTTAATCGGTGGTTTATTAGCGATAACATTGATTCCTGCATTATTTTTACCTGAAGACGTAGAAATTCCAGATGTTAAGGATATGACATACGAAAGTGCGGTTACGTTGCTTGCATCAAAAGGGTTAAAGATAAGCGATCCTAAAGAGATTTTTGATGATGAAGTTGATGAAGGGAAAGTAGTTAAAACTTCTCCTAATATTGGGGAAACTGTTAAAGAAAATTCATCGATAACGATTTATAAATCAAAAGGTAAAAAAAGTAACGAGATGGAAGACCTAAAAGGGTTCCAATACAACACGATAAAATCTCGATTACAAGACGATTATCGCTCTGTTACAACGCATTTTATCGAAAGTGATGAATCAGAAGGTGAAATAATCGACCAATCTCCAAATGTTGGGGCTGAAGTCGTACCATCGGAAACGGATTTAAATGTATGGATTAGTAAAGGGACATCTACGATTACTCTTCGTGACCTAAAAGGATGGTCTAGAAAAGATGTTGAAACCTATGCAGGTGACAATAATCTAAAGCTTAACGTAACGAAGGAAGAATCTGGAACAGTTGCTGAAAATCATGTGATTTCACAATCTCCATCTGCTAACGTTGCAGTAAAAGAAGGGGATACATTAAATGTCGTTATTTCTTCTGGAAAACAAAAAGAAAAGACGAAAAAAGTAACAATCAATGTACAAGTACCATATACCCCGACCAATCCTAGTTCGCCTCAACTAATTGAGGTATATATTAGGGATAAAAATAATAATGGTGAAAAACCTGCAATTTCAAAATCGATCACCGAAACAACTACTATACCAGTAGAAGTGACAATTGATCCTGGACAAACTGCTTCCTATAAAATTGTTAAAGATGGTCAAGTTATTGCAGAAAGAGATGTACCTTATCCATCGAATTAA
- a CDS encoding Stp1/IreP family PP2C-type Ser/Thr phosphatase, protein MQTFFQTDTGKVREHNEDSVGIFTNDSGIVLAVVADGMGGHLAGEVASMMAINFLEAEWKNTSNFETPVEAESWLKNIVAQLNTNLLVHSEQNEECKGMGTTLEAIICTPLFFTIAHIGDSRSYLRNDEGFKQITEDHTFVAELVKFGQISMEDAEIHPRKNVITRALGTEETVDVDIKTLTWEEDDLIILCSDGLSNKISNELFNEKLNENLPIEILGNQLISIANDLGGEDNITLAIIKFEPRNIEKG, encoded by the coding sequence ATGCAAACTTTTTTTCAAACTGATACGGGGAAAGTTCGAGAGCATAATGAAGATAGCGTAGGTATATTTACGAACGATTCAGGAATCGTATTAGCTGTAGTTGCTGACGGTATGGGTGGCCATTTAGCGGGTGAGGTTGCAAGTATGATGGCGATCAATTTCCTTGAAGCAGAGTGGAAAAATACTAGTAATTTTGAAACACCAGTAGAAGCTGAATCATGGCTAAAAAATATTGTAGCACAATTAAATACAAATTTATTAGTGCATTCAGAGCAAAATGAAGAGTGCAAGGGTATGGGGACAACCCTTGAAGCGATTATTTGTACTCCTTTATTTTTTACGATTGCACATATAGGTGACAGTAGAAGTTATTTGAGAAATGATGAAGGGTTTAAGCAAATAACAGAAGATCATACTTTTGTCGCCGAACTCGTTAAATTTGGGCAAATTTCTATGGAGGATGCAGAAATTCATCCTCGTAAAAATGTTATTACGCGAGCACTTGGTACTGAGGAAACGGTTGATGTTGATATTAAAACTTTAACTTGGGAAGAAGATGATTTAATCATTTTATGTTCAGATGGTTTATCGAATAAAATATCAAATGAACTTTTTAATGAAAAATTAAATGAAAATCTACCAATCGAAATTCTCGGTAACCAGTTGATTTCAATCGCAAATGATCTTGGTGGAGAAGATAACATCACGCTTGCCATTATTAAGTTTGAGCCTAGAAATATAGAGAAAGGGTGA
- the rlmN gene encoding 23S rRNA (adenine(2503)-C(2))-methyltransferase RlmN: MKLENTTNSVKIEKTHKPSIYSLKVSDIEDWLKAQKQQAFRAKQIYNWLYVQRVESFEEMQNIPKELRMLLEENFTITTLKTLVKQTSSDGTMKFLFELHDGYSIETVLMRHNYGNSVCVTTQVGCRIGCTFCASTLGGLKRNLEAGEIVAQVLEVQRAIDEVEERVSSIVVMGIGEPFDNYNGLMDFLRIVNSDKGLNIGARHITVSTSGIIPKIYNFADEGLQINFAISLHAPNSELRSKLMPINRAYKLPDLMDAVRYYVEKTGRRVTFEYGLFGGENDQVEHAEELSKLLKGVKCHVNLIPVNYVPERDYVRTPKEQIFAFEKVLKNNGVNVTIRREQGHDIDAACGQLRAKERKEETR, from the coding sequence TTGAAATTAGAAAATACTACAAATTCAGTCAAAATAGAAAAAACTCATAAACCCTCAATTTACTCGTTAAAAGTGAGTGATATAGAGGATTGGTTAAAGGCGCAAAAGCAGCAGGCTTTCCGTGCAAAGCAAATTTATAATTGGCTATACGTTCAACGAGTTGAAAGCTTTGAAGAAATGCAAAATATTCCAAAAGAGCTACGTATGTTACTTGAAGAGAATTTTACAATAACGACATTAAAAACATTAGTTAAACAAACCTCTTCAGATGGTACGATGAAATTTTTATTTGAATTACATGATGGATATTCGATTGAAACTGTTTTAATGAGACATAATTATGGCAATTCTGTATGTGTAACGACACAAGTAGGTTGTCGAATTGGATGTACTTTTTGTGCATCGACTCTTGGCGGTTTAAAAAGAAATCTTGAAGCAGGTGAAATCGTTGCACAAGTATTAGAAGTACAACGTGCTATTGATGAAGTTGAAGAAAGAGTTAGCTCAATCGTAGTTATGGGTATAGGCGAACCATTTGATAACTATAATGGTTTAATGGATTTCTTAAGAATTGTTAATTCTGATAAAGGTCTTAACATTGGTGCAAGACATATTACAGTATCAACAAGTGGAATCATTCCAAAAATCTATAACTTTGCAGATGAAGGACTTCAAATTAATTTCGCGATTTCATTACACGCTCCTAACAGTGAGTTGCGTTCTAAATTAATGCCAATTAATCGTGCATACAAATTACCGGATTTAATGGACGCTGTTCGTTACTATGTTGAAAAAACAGGTAGACGTGTAACGTTTGAATATGGTTTATTCGGTGGTGAAAATGACCAAGTTGAGCATGCTGAAGAACTTTCTAAGTTACTTAAAGGGGTTAAATGTCATGTTAATTTAATTCCAGTTAACTATGTACCTGAAAGAGATTACGTAAGAACACCTAAGGAACAAATTTTTGCATTTGAAAAAGTACTTAAAAATAATGGAGTTAATGTTACTATTCGTCGTGAACAAGGTCATGATATAGATGCAGCTTGTGGACAGTTGCGTGCAAAGGAGCGTAAAGAGGAGACGAGGTGA